A region of Aquarana catesbeiana isolate 2022-GZ linkage group LG08, ASM4218655v1, whole genome shotgun sequence DNA encodes the following proteins:
- the LOC141105256 gene encoding uncharacterized protein, whose amino-acid sequence MVRTEHLISLVRPRTYLYTPSDPQHKDRRKRDQGWLEIAKELYPQWDIFSKKQADLKLKALQTRWRSAKDSFNSHLKKEKSMRSGSGAMSFKPYSYAKDLEFLRPILEMRSTDTCWEDEPAEEESSVQTQEPTNPQSPNQEIAEIPGEEEQEEGAAAPLRTTKRGGATKRQIQKESDKMYSLLKDLSDRFTGQLTLSQQFANTPVPYFDQVPDAMKMDMQISVMQTIKSYIPSPQNIYHTDRSLPMQPTQTTNYASWQNPPLSYQMPRHQTYRAENPYESRQTLRRLDHHQPPLPPPSALGPPGSGFGAPDVGNRGPPYHFQNVPSVAQEQQYVESAPCLSSQQPESCQDPFNYHTL is encoded by the exons ATGGTGAGAACTGAACATCTTATCAGCTTGGTGAGGCCAAGAACATATCTTTATACTCCTTCTGATCCCCAACACAAGGATCGTAGAAAACGGGACCAGGGGTGGCTTGAAATTGCCAAGGAGCTGTATCCACAATGGGATATTTTCTCCAAGAAACAAGCAGACCTCAAAT TAAAAGCTTTGCAAACCAGATGGCGGAGCGCAAAGGATAGTTTTAATAGTCATTTGAAAAAGGAAAAGAGTATGAGAAGTGGTTCAGGTGCAATGTCTTTCAAACCATACTCCTATGCGAAAGACCTTGAGTTTTTGAGACCTATTCTGGAGATGCGAAG CACAGACACCTGCTGGGAGGATGAACCTGCAGAAGAAGAATCATCAGTGCAAACACAGGAGCCTACAAACCCACAATCTCCAAATCAGGAAATTGCAGAGATACCtggagaagaggaacaggaggagggggctgctgcaccatTGCGCACTACTAAAAGGGGGGGTGCCACCAAACGGCAAATTCAGAAAGAGTCTGATAAAATGTACAGTTTATTAAAAGATCTGTCAGATCGTTTCACAGGGCAATTGACACTCTCACAACAATTTGCCAATACCCCGGTGCCCTATTTTGATCAGGTGCCCGATGCTATGAAAATGGATATGCAAATTTCTGTCATGCAGACCATAAAATCATATATCCCCAGTCCCCAAAATATTTATCACACAGACAGAAGTCTTCCAATGCAACCAACACAGACAACCAATTATGCTTCTTGGCAAAATCCCCCTTTATCTTACCAGATGCCTAGGCACCAAACTTACAGAGCTGAAAATCCTTACGAATCTAGACAAACACTTCGACGGCTTGACCACCACCAACCTCCTCTACCTCCACCATCTGCACTTGGGCCACCAGGATCAGGTTTTGGAGCACCAGATGTGGGCAATAGGGGTCCACCTTACCATTTCCAAAATGTCCCAAGTGTTGCTCAGGAGCAGCAGTATGTAGAAAGTGCTCCTTGTTTGTCATCCCAGCAACCTGAATCATGCCAAGACCCATTTAATTATCATACTTTATAA